One Helianthus annuus cultivar XRQ/B chromosome 12, HanXRQr2.0-SUNRISE, whole genome shotgun sequence genomic region harbors:
- the LOC110894825 gene encoding synaptotagmin-3 isoform X2: MFADYIGVGHRPIEAITFETLSLGTLPPTFQGVKVYETNENELVMESPVKWAGNPNIVIAVKIWSLRIKIQLVDLQVFAVPRITLKPLVPAFPCFSNVVVSLMEKPYVDFGLKILGGDVMSIPGLYRLVQDIIIKEVSKLYLWPQTLEIPILDSSLCVVKKPVGVLHVKVVQATKLMKMDLLGLSDPYVKLKLSGEMLPSKKTTIKKKTLNPVWNETFKLVVKDPQAQTLLVNVYDWDKVGSHDRLGMQMVPLKLLQPNETKELRLDLLKNTNIADPHKKQQRGQIMLEMTYAPFKEDNDVLSGPLSSVVNGEHDVGPGGGTPSGAGVLLVTVQGAEDVEGDHHNNPYAMVIFRGETKRTKVIKRTRDPKWNEEFQFMLEEPPIQDKIHIQIMSRRMHMSFYSKESLGHVDINLGDVVHNGRINNKYHLIDSRNGLVHVELRWRET, encoded by the exons ATGTTTGCTGATTATATCGGAGTTGGGCACCGGCCTATAGAAGCCATCACTTTTGAGACATTGAGCCTTGGGACCCTTCCACCTACATTTCAAG GCGTAAAAGTCTACGAGACCAATGAGAACGAGCTAGTGATGGAATCGCCAGTTAAATGGGCCGGAAATCCAAATATAGTCATAGCTGTGAAAATATGGTCTTTGCGTATCAAGATTCAG TTGGTGGATTTACAAGTGTTTGCTGTTCCAAGGATAACACTAAAGCCTCTTGTACCGGCTTTTCCATGTTTTTCGAATGTCGTTGTATCTTTGATGGAGAAG cCTTATGTGGACTTTGGGCTAAAAATACTTGGTGGTGATGTTATGTCCATTCCTGGACTTTATCGACTAGTGCAG gatATCATTATAAAAGAAGTTTCGAAACTTTACCTTTGGCCACAAACTCTtgaaatacccattcttgattcTTCCCT TTGTGTTGTGAAGAAGCCCGTTGGAGTACTACACGTGAAGGTTGTACAAGCAACAAAGCTCATGAAAATGGACCTTTTGGGATTATCCGACCCGTATGTTAAACTTAAACTAAGTGGAGAGATGTTGCCTTCAAAGAAAACAACAATCAAGAAAAAGACTTTAAATCCCGTGTGGAATGAAACCTTCAAGCTTGTCGTTAAGGACCCTCAAGCTCAAACTCTTCTAGTTAATGTCTACGATTGGGAcaag GTAGGGAGCCATGACCGGCTCGGGATGCAAATGGTGCCGTTGAAACTGTTACAACCAAATGAGACTAAAGAACTAAGGCTTGATTTGCTAAAGAACACCAACATAGCCGACCCTCATAAGAAGCAGCAAAGAGGGCAGATTATGTTGGAGATGACTTACGCACCATTCAAGGAGGATAATGATGTTTTAAGCGGGCCCCTTTCGTCTGTTGTTAACGGAGAACATGACGTGGGGCCCGGAGGCGGAACCCCAAGTGGGGCCGGTGTGCTTTTGGTGACTGTTCAAGGGGCTGAGGATGTAGAGGGGGATCATCACAATAATCCATATGCCATGGTAATATTTAGAGGAGAAACAAAGAGAACAAAG GTTATTAAACGAACTCGAGATCCCAAGTGGAATGAAGAATTCCAGTTCATGCTTGAGGAACCACCGATACAAGATAAGATACACATCCAGATTATGAGCAGGAGAATGCACATGAGCTTCTACTCAAAG GAATCACTAGGTCATGTGGACATTAACCTTGGTGATGTAGTGCACAATGGGCGGATTAATAATAAGTATCATCTCATAGATTCTAGGAACGGTTTGGTCCATGTTGAACTTCGATGGAGAGAGACATGA
- the LOC110894827 gene encoding 26S proteasome non-ATPase regulatory subunit 4 homolog isoform X1 yields the protein MVLEATMICIDNSEWMRNGDYSPTRFQAQADAVNLICGAKTQSNPENTVGVLTMAGKGVRVLVTPTSDLGKILACMHGLEIGGEMNLAAGIQVAQLALKHRQNKKQQQRIIVFAGGPVKYDKKVLEMIGKKLKKNSVALDVVNFGEEDESKTEKLEALVAAVNNNDSSHIVHVPAGANALSDVLLSTPIFTGDGEGGSGFAAAAAAAAAGGVSGFDFGVDPNLDPELALALRVSMEEERARQEAAAKKAADDSSKQGKEGESTSQDATMSENVGTSVSESENKKDDLMDDENALLQQALAMSMDDPSATVTTRDTDMSEAAADDQDLALALQYSMQEGAKDQSDMGKLLADQSFVSSILTSLPGVDPNDPSVKDLLASMQNQPEKKDDDEKAPKEDDK from the exons ATGGTGCTCGAG GCTACCATGATCTGCATCGACAATTCAGAATGGATGCGAAACGGTGATTATTCACCTACTAGGTTTCAGGCTCAAGCCGACGCTGTTAATCTGATTTGTGGCGCTAAAACTCAG TCTAATCCGGAGAATACTGTGGGCGTATTGACAATGGCCGGCAAAGGTGTTCGTGTTCTTGTCACTCCTACTAGCGATCTTGGCAAGATCCTAGCTTGCATGCATG GTTTAGAAATAGGCGGTGAGATGAACTTGGCAGCCGGGATTCAAGTTGCTCAGTTGGCATTGAAGCATCGTCAAAACAAAAAGCAGCAACAGAGAATAATTGTGTTTGCTGGAGG TCCTGTAAAATATGATAAGAAAGTATTGGAGATGATCGGGAAGAAGTTAAAAAAGAACAGTGTCGCTCTTGACGTTGTGAACTTTGGTGAAGAAGATGAATCGAAGACAGAAAAGCTCGAGGCTCTTGTTGCGGCTGTAAACAATAACGACAGCAGTCACATTGTTCATGTTCCAGCTGGAGCAAATGCACTCTCTGACGTCCTTTTGAG TACTCCTATCTTTACTGGTGATGGAGAAGGTGGAAGTGGTTTTGCAGCGGCGGCTGCAGCGGCTGCAGCTGGCGGTGTATCCGGTTTTGATTTTGGTGTTGACCCGAATCTGGATCCTGAACTTGCACTTGCGCTTCGGGTTTCAATGGAGGAAGAGAGAGCGAGGCAAGAAGCGGCTGCGAAAAAGGCTGCGGACGATTCTTCAAAGCAAGGGAAAGAAGGGGAGTCGACTTCACAAGATGCAACTATGTCGGAAAATGTCGGGACTTCGGTTTCTGAATCTGAGAATAAAAAGGATGATTTAATG GATGACGAGAATGCGCTGCTACAGCAGGCTCTTGCCATGTCAATGGATGACCCTTCTGCCACCGTTACAACAAGGGACACTGATATGTCAGAGGCGGCTGCCGATGATCAAGACTTGGCTCTCG CTCTACAATATTCTATGCAAGAAGGTGCAAAAGATCAATCGGATATGGGCAAACTGTTGGCAGATCAATCATTCGTGTCATCAATTCTTACTTCC CTCCCTGGAGTTGACCCGAATGATCCATCGGTCAAAGATTTGCTTGCGTCTATGCAAAATCAGCCTGAG aagaaagatgatgatgagaaAGCGCCGAAAGAAGATGACAAGTGA
- the LOC110894825 gene encoding synaptotagmin-3 isoform X1, whose amino-acid sequence MGFLGIFLGFIGLGIGLFLGVCLGFYFFIYSDPNFEDFKEPVVRPISELEKASLHDLIPEIPLWLKNPDHDRLDWLNTFVLNMWPYLDKAICAAIKQTTEPMFADYIGVGHRPIEAITFETLSLGTLPPTFQGVKVYETNENELVMESPVKWAGNPNIVIAVKIWSLRIKIQLVDLQVFAVPRITLKPLVPAFPCFSNVVVSLMEKPYVDFGLKILGGDVMSIPGLYRLVQDIIIKEVSKLYLWPQTLEIPILDSSLCVVKKPVGVLHVKVVQATKLMKMDLLGLSDPYVKLKLSGEMLPSKKTTIKKKTLNPVWNETFKLVVKDPQAQTLLVNVYDWDKVGSHDRLGMQMVPLKLLQPNETKELRLDLLKNTNIADPHKKQQRGQIMLEMTYAPFKEDNDVLSGPLSSVVNGEHDVGPGGGTPSGAGVLLVTVQGAEDVEGDHHNNPYAMVIFRGETKRTKVIKRTRDPKWNEEFQFMLEEPPIQDKIHIQIMSRRMHMSFYSKESLGHVDINLGDVVHNGRINNKYHLIDSRNGLVHVELRWRET is encoded by the exons GAGCCAGTTGTAAGGCCGATTTCTGAGCTTGAAAAAGCGAGTCTACACGATCTAATACCCGAGATTCCACTTTGGTTAAAGAATCCTGATCATGATCGT CTTGACTGGCTAAACACATTTGTTTTAAACATGTGGCCTTATCTCGACAAG GCAATTTGTGCTGCAATAAAGCAGACAACCGAACCGATGTTTGCTGATTATATCGGAGTTGGGCACCGGCCTATAGAAGCCATCACTTTTGAGACATTGAGCCTTGGGACCCTTCCACCTACATTTCAAG GCGTAAAAGTCTACGAGACCAATGAGAACGAGCTAGTGATGGAATCGCCAGTTAAATGGGCCGGAAATCCAAATATAGTCATAGCTGTGAAAATATGGTCTTTGCGTATCAAGATTCAG TTGGTGGATTTACAAGTGTTTGCTGTTCCAAGGATAACACTAAAGCCTCTTGTACCGGCTTTTCCATGTTTTTCGAATGTCGTTGTATCTTTGATGGAGAAG cCTTATGTGGACTTTGGGCTAAAAATACTTGGTGGTGATGTTATGTCCATTCCTGGACTTTATCGACTAGTGCAG gatATCATTATAAAAGAAGTTTCGAAACTTTACCTTTGGCCACAAACTCTtgaaatacccattcttgattcTTCCCT TTGTGTTGTGAAGAAGCCCGTTGGAGTACTACACGTGAAGGTTGTACAAGCAACAAAGCTCATGAAAATGGACCTTTTGGGATTATCCGACCCGTATGTTAAACTTAAACTAAGTGGAGAGATGTTGCCTTCAAAGAAAACAACAATCAAGAAAAAGACTTTAAATCCCGTGTGGAATGAAACCTTCAAGCTTGTCGTTAAGGACCCTCAAGCTCAAACTCTTCTAGTTAATGTCTACGATTGGGAcaag GTAGGGAGCCATGACCGGCTCGGGATGCAAATGGTGCCGTTGAAACTGTTACAACCAAATGAGACTAAAGAACTAAGGCTTGATTTGCTAAAGAACACCAACATAGCCGACCCTCATAAGAAGCAGCAAAGAGGGCAGATTATGTTGGAGATGACTTACGCACCATTCAAGGAGGATAATGATGTTTTAAGCGGGCCCCTTTCGTCTGTTGTTAACGGAGAACATGACGTGGGGCCCGGAGGCGGAACCCCAAGTGGGGCCGGTGTGCTTTTGGTGACTGTTCAAGGGGCTGAGGATGTAGAGGGGGATCATCACAATAATCCATATGCCATGGTAATATTTAGAGGAGAAACAAAGAGAACAAAG GTTATTAAACGAACTCGAGATCCCAAGTGGAATGAAGAATTCCAGTTCATGCTTGAGGAACCACCGATACAAGATAAGATACACATCCAGATTATGAGCAGGAGAATGCACATGAGCTTCTACTCAAAG GAATCACTAGGTCATGTGGACATTAACCTTGGTGATGTAGTGCACAATGGGCGGATTAATAATAAGTATCATCTCATAGATTCTAGGAACGGTTTGGTCCATGTTGAACTTCGATGGAGAGAGACATGA
- the LOC110894827 gene encoding 26S proteasome non-ATPase regulatory subunit 4 homolog isoform X2, giving the protein MVLEATMICIDNSEWMRNGDYSPTRFQAQADAVNLICGAKTQSNPENTVGVLTMAGKGVRVLVTPTSDLGKILACMHGLEIGGEMNLAAGIQVAQLALKHRQNKKQQQRIIVFAGGPVKYDKKVLEMIGKKLKKNSVALDVVNFGEEDESKTEKLEALVAAVNNNDSSHIVHVPAGANALSDVLLSTPIFTGDGEGGSGFAAAAAAAAAGGVSGFDFGVDPNLDPELALALRVSMEEERARQEAAAKKAADDSSKQGKEGESTSQDATMSENVGTSVSESENKKDDLMDDENALLQQALAMSMDDPSATVTTRDTDMSEAAADDQDLALALQYSMQEGAKDQSDMGKLLADQSFVSSILTSLPGVDPNDPSVKDLLASMQNQPEKDDDEKAPKEDDK; this is encoded by the exons ATGGTGCTCGAG GCTACCATGATCTGCATCGACAATTCAGAATGGATGCGAAACGGTGATTATTCACCTACTAGGTTTCAGGCTCAAGCCGACGCTGTTAATCTGATTTGTGGCGCTAAAACTCAG TCTAATCCGGAGAATACTGTGGGCGTATTGACAATGGCCGGCAAAGGTGTTCGTGTTCTTGTCACTCCTACTAGCGATCTTGGCAAGATCCTAGCTTGCATGCATG GTTTAGAAATAGGCGGTGAGATGAACTTGGCAGCCGGGATTCAAGTTGCTCAGTTGGCATTGAAGCATCGTCAAAACAAAAAGCAGCAACAGAGAATAATTGTGTTTGCTGGAGG TCCTGTAAAATATGATAAGAAAGTATTGGAGATGATCGGGAAGAAGTTAAAAAAGAACAGTGTCGCTCTTGACGTTGTGAACTTTGGTGAAGAAGATGAATCGAAGACAGAAAAGCTCGAGGCTCTTGTTGCGGCTGTAAACAATAACGACAGCAGTCACATTGTTCATGTTCCAGCTGGAGCAAATGCACTCTCTGACGTCCTTTTGAG TACTCCTATCTTTACTGGTGATGGAGAAGGTGGAAGTGGTTTTGCAGCGGCGGCTGCAGCGGCTGCAGCTGGCGGTGTATCCGGTTTTGATTTTGGTGTTGACCCGAATCTGGATCCTGAACTTGCACTTGCGCTTCGGGTTTCAATGGAGGAAGAGAGAGCGAGGCAAGAAGCGGCTGCGAAAAAGGCTGCGGACGATTCTTCAAAGCAAGGGAAAGAAGGGGAGTCGACTTCACAAGATGCAACTATGTCGGAAAATGTCGGGACTTCGGTTTCTGAATCTGAGAATAAAAAGGATGATTTAATG GATGACGAGAATGCGCTGCTACAGCAGGCTCTTGCCATGTCAATGGATGACCCTTCTGCCACCGTTACAACAAGGGACACTGATATGTCAGAGGCGGCTGCCGATGATCAAGACTTGGCTCTCG CTCTACAATATTCTATGCAAGAAGGTGCAAAAGATCAATCGGATATGGGCAAACTGTTGGCAGATCAATCATTCGTGTCATCAATTCTTACTTCC CTCCCTGGAGTTGACCCGAATGATCCATCGGTCAAAGATTTGCTTGCGTCTATGCAAAATCAGCCTGAG aaagatgatgatgagaaAGCGCCGAAAGAAGATGACAAGTGA